The window ATAAATACTCTAGATACATGCAAATCACCAAAGAACAATTAGCCCCATTTTTTAAGGAAACAATTGCTAAGGCCGATAGGATAATGAATTATTATTTTATCGGTAACTTTTTTTTTGGCTTGTTTTTGGCCAGTTTCTATGATACCTGGGCGGTAGCCTTGCTCATGGGAGGCATCAGCCTGATTACCTACTATTCTGCAAAGTTCATTCTTCCAAATACTTCTCTCTACCAGTATGTAGGAAGCGCGGTAACTGCTTTCTTCGTTGCGCAATTCATCTACCAGATGCATGGTATGTTTGAAATGCACTTTTTTGTTTTTATCGCCTCACTGATCCTGGTGGCCTACCACAACTGGAAGCTGCAGTTGCCGCTGATTTTGCTGGTGGTGGTGCACCATGCTTCCTTTGCTTATCTCCAATACATAGGCATGAAGGATATTTACTTCACGCAGCTTGACTACATGACCCTGGAAGCTTTTCTGTTTCATGCAGCTCTGGCGGCTTTAATTGTATATTTAAGTGGGTACTGGAGCTACGACATCAGAAAAAAAACACTTAATGGTGCCAAAGGCATGCTGCTTCAGGAGTCGCAGCTCACGAAAATGAGGAAAACCGTTTCTTTTGCCGAGGAGCTGATGAAAGGCAACCTGGACGCAGAACTAGGGGTGGATACCGAGGATGAACTGGGCAAATCCATGCACAGCATGCGTGAAGAGATCCGCAGATCTAAAAAGCGGGAGCAGGAAGACCGCTTTATGAATACTGGTTTGGCCGAGATTAGTGATATTCTGAGGTCTAACCAGAATGATGTGGAATCCTTATGTGATCAGGTAATTGTAAGCCTGGTAAAATATCTAAATGCTAACCAAGGAGGTGTTTTCATTGTGGAAGGAGAGCAGGAGGAGGCGTACTTAACGCTAAAATCTCATTATGCTTATCAGCGAAAGAAACACTACCAAAATAGGGTTGAGATTGGAGAGGGTTTGGTAGGGCAGGCTTGCCTGGAAAAAGATAAGATTTACCTTACCGATGTTCCACAGAATTACACAAGAATAACCTCTGGCTTAGGCGATGCCACACCTACCAGCCTTCTTATTATTCCCCTGATTTATAATGAACAGGTAGTAGGCGTTCTTGAACTGGCTTCTTTCAGCGAGTTCAAAAATCATGAGCAGGAGTTTTTGATGAAAGTAGGAGAGAGTATTGCCTCCACCATTATTGCTGTAAAAATAAATGAGCGCACCAGCGAACTGTTACAGAACACACATGTACAAACAGAGCAGCTTCGGGCCCAGGAAGAAGAAATGCGTCAGAACATGGAAGAATTAAAGGCCACTCAGGAAGAAATGTACCGAAAAGAAAAAGAGCTGCAGAAACAGCTGGAGGAAGCAAGAAGAAAAGAACAACTGTTGCTGCAGGAGGTGGAGGAGCTCAAAAAGCAGCCCTTAAAGCCCTCAAAATAGATCAATTTCAATTTGGCATTTCACTCCATCATAACAAAAAAGACCTCTGATTTCAATATATCTAATATGAAAATTCTGTTCATCACCACTTCACATAATGGCCTAAGTCAACGTGCTTATGTGGAACTTAGTGAATTGGGTCACCAGATAAACCTTCAGTTAGCTACATCAGATACCGCTATGGAAGCAGCTGTTAGGCAGTACAAGCCAGAACTCATCATAGCACCATTTTTGAAAACAGCTATTCCACCCTCTATATGGAAAAAAGTGCCTGTGCTGATTGTGCATCCGGGGATCAGGGGAGATCGGGGGCCTTCCTCTCTGGATTGGGCCATCATGGAGGAATGGGAGGAATGGGGAGTAACCATTTTGCAGGCTGCTGAAGAAATGGATGCCGGCGATATTTGGGCAAGTCACAATTTTAAAATGCGGGAGGTAAGTAAAAGTAGCTTATACCGGCATGAAGTAACCCAGGCCGCCATGCTTGGCCTATTGGAAGCAGTGGCCAAATTTGAATCCGGAACGTTCACACCTGAACCGCTGGATTATCAGAACCCTGCTGTAAAAGGCAGGCTGCACATGCCTGTTAAAACAAAAGATAGGGATATCGACTGGAACGAAAACACAGACAGTATCCTGAGGAAAATCAGGGCGGCCGATAGTGCTCCTGGCGTGTTGGATGAAATTGCAGGAGAGAAGGTTCGGCTGTTCGGAGCACATAAAGAAGGTGCCCTTAAAGGGGAGCCGGGAGCAATCATCGTCAAAAGAGATGGTGCCATTTGCCGTGCCACAGGCGATGGGGCTGTGTGGATTACGCACCTCAGGCAACATCCCAACGGCATTAAACTACCAGCAGCGCTTGTATTAGGCGATAAGCTGAAAAAGGTGCCTGAATCCTGCCTAAGCCCCTTCGATGATTATCGGGGCCTGGCCACCTTCCGCGAAATATGGTACGAGGAATGCGGGAAAGTAGGTTACCTGCACTTTGATTTTTACAATGGTGCCATGAGTACAGATCAGTGCTGGCGCCTGCAGCAGGCACTTATCCTAGCCAAACAAAAAGAAACTAAGGTAATTGTATTGATGGGAGGTGCCGATATCTGGTCGAATGGCATTCACCTGAACGTGATTGAGCACGCTGCCTCACCGGCGCAGGAGTCTTGGGATTACATTGTTGCCATGGACAACCTGGTACGGGAAATTATAGATACCGATACTCATTTCGTAGTTTCGGCCATGCAAGGCAATGCCGGAGCCGGAGGAGCCATCCTTGCCCTGGCTGCAGATCTGATTTTTGCCCGCAGTGGCATCATGCTCAATCCGCACTACAAAAAAATGGGTGGTTTGTATGGTTCTGAATATTGGACTTATCTGCTGCCGAAGAGGGTGGGCAGCCAAAAGGCCCTGGAGATCACAGAAAAATGCCTTCCTATGGGTACGGCTCAAGCCAAGGCAATAGGCTTTATAGACGAGCATTTTGGCCAGAATGTGGACTCCTTTTGTGCCGAAGTGCGGGAACGTGCAGCTGAAGTAGCCAGTTCTCCTGCCATTTCCTGGTTGCTCAGCCAAAAAAGAAAGAACAGAACAGTTGATGAAGCAATAAAAACATTAGATCAGTATAGAAAAGAGGAACTAAGCTGCATGAGAGATAATTTCTTCGGGAACGATCCTTCTTACCACATTGCCCGTTTCCATTTCGTACATAAGATCTCCTGCTCCCTGCAGCCAGATCCAGAAGCCATTGAAAAATACACACTGAACAATGCCACTTCACGAAATGGATAAAAGGCTGTATTAACTCATTACAAGATGCTGTAGTAATGTACTGTTAGACAGCACCTTGCACTTGAATTTAACTGCCTGAGGAACAAAATTTATCTATAAATTCACGGCTGATCTAATATTTCCGATTATTATTTTATGCTGTCTATTATTCTCTGAAATAACTAAAAAAATAGGATGAAGATAGGCAAAAGCACTGGGAATAGTGAGGGGTTAGTTCCTGGGTGCATACATGATGATAGCCATCCCAATCAGAGCTATAATGCCCCCTATGATATCAAATTTATCAGGCACCACTTTGTCAACTTTCCAACCCCAAAGAATGGCCAGGGTAATAAACACACCTCCATAGGCCGCATAAACCCTACCGAAGTTAGCTGGTTGCCAGGTAGCTACAATGCCATATAGCACCAGAATTATTCCACCCACTAGACCTATCCACCATGACTTTCCCTCCCTTAACCACAACCATATCAGGTATCCACCCCCTATTTCACAGAGACCAGCTAAAACAAAAAGCGCTATCGAACAAAGGGTTCTCATTTTGTATAGATTGTTTTAAATTAACTTCAGTATAAAGAAAAAAACGGAAGGTGTCCCCACCCTCCGCAGTA of the Flammeovirgaceae bacterium 311 genome contains:
- a CDS encoding gaf domain protein (COG0840 Methyl-accepting chemotaxis protein), with amino-acid sequence MQITKEQLAPFFKETIAKADRIMNYYFIGNFFFGLFLASFYDTWAVALLMGGISLITYYSAKFILPNTSLYQYVGSAVTAFFVAQFIYQMHGMFEMHFFVFIASLILVAYHNWKLQLPLILLVVVHHASFAYLQYIGMKDIYFTQLDYMTLEAFLFHAALAALIVYLSGYWSYDIRKKTLNGAKGMLLQESQLTKMRKTVSFAEELMKGNLDAELGVDTEDELGKSMHSMREEIRRSKKREQEDRFMNTGLAEISDILRSNQNDVESLCDQVIVSLVKYLNANQGGVFIVEGEQEEAYLTLKSHYAYQRKKHYQNRVEIGEGLVGQACLEKDKIYLTDVPQNYTRITSGLGDATPTSLLIIPLIYNEQVVGVLELASFSEFKNHEQEFLMKVGESIASTIIAVKINERTSELLQNTHVQTEQLRAQEEEMRQNMEELKATQEEMYRKEKELQKQLEEARRKEQLLLQEVEELKKQPLKPSK
- a CDS encoding formyl transferase domain-containing protein (COG0223 Methionyl-tRNA formyltransferase); the encoded protein is MKILFITTSHNGLSQRAYVELSELGHQINLQLATSDTAMEAAVRQYKPELIIAPFLKTAIPPSIWKKVPVLIVHPGIRGDRGPSSLDWAIMEEWEEWGVTILQAAEEMDAGDIWASHNFKMREVSKSSLYRHEVTQAAMLGLLEAVAKFESGTFTPEPLDYQNPAVKGRLHMPVKTKDRDIDWNENTDSILRKIRAADSAPGVLDEIAGEKVRLFGAHKEGALKGEPGAIIVKRDGAICRATGDGAVWITHLRQHPNGIKLPAALVLGDKLKKVPESCLSPFDDYRGLATFREIWYEECGKVGYLHFDFYNGAMSTDQCWRLQQALILAKQKETKVIVLMGGADIWSNGIHLNVIEHAASPAQESWDYIVAMDNLVREIIDTDTHFVVSAMQGNAGAGGAILALAADLIFARSGIMLNPHYKKMGGLYGSEYWTYLLPKRVGSQKALEITEKCLPMGTAQAKAIGFIDEHFGQNVDSFCAEVRERAAEVASSPAISWLLSQKRKNRTVDEAIKTLDQYRKEELSCMRDNFFGNDPSYHIARFHFVHKISCSLQPDPEAIEKYTLNNATSRNG
- a CDS encoding hypothetical protein (COG1742 Uncharacterized conserved protein), with the protein product MRTLCSIALFVLAGLCEIGGGYLIWLWLREGKSWWIGLVGGIILVLYGIVATWQPANFGRVYAAYGGVFITLAILWGWKVDKVVPDKFDIIGGIIALIGMAIIMYAPRN